A genome region from Psychrobacter jeotgali includes the following:
- a CDS encoding RelA/SpoT family protein, producing the protein MVKIREGLPLVDGQTTQTDSATSAAQLVASQRSHQSANSYAQIPLEIKQQLSTHKLHTTFDRSTQDSYYQLENPNKKEVDNTALDSNQSLSRTLESSELDHANIDVPAWLTNVAKRIGQESVPHLAAACEFIRSRMNTSESERSGAYVTGIGMADILTYLYQDEDALVAAMLYRSARMSLVSLADIEKNFGTDISILVKDTLAMGKLSEIIESNKRLEDHFVNNQRDQLSNIYSMLISVTNDVRVVLIKLAERTFAMRELSFSSAERQQRVAREVMTIYAPLAHRLGIAQLKWELEDLAFRYLAPDRYKEIAKLLSEKRSEREEYIQRVQDKLSKALTDAGIAGEVSGRVKHIYSIYRKMKLKGLSFDQLYDIRALRVLVDNPSDCYHALGLVHGLWRYIPEQFDDYITNPKSNGYRSLHTAVIAENKSLEVQIRTHDMHFEAELGMCAHVNYKEGLKKKKDNYLNQRISSLRHLLSVNNEARNQLSSALADGEELDEADFEDEEQIADFDELERIYIFSRDGDITELPKGATVLDFAYYVHTQVGNSAQAARVNQRYVPLTYQLKTGEQVEIITKASREPNRDWLVPSLGYIHTNRARSKLRQWFNKQDRDKNIQIGRQMLTKELERLSVHPNSIDLNDYTQFFHVNNADDIVVGLVTGDISLHQLTGRISRELHLEPEKQEEEFVPNVDSKNADKLDAFKISIDGLDNIEINLAGCCHPVHGEPIAGYITLSRGVSIHNRGCPEYIRLIEREPERQINASWKSKSGRYQPVDIHIEAYDRRGLLRDLTQIIDKENVNIRKVETLSTDDNIAFLKFHVEVSGLAHLSKLLAKLEQQPGILHARRAIA; encoded by the coding sequence ATGGTAAAGATTCGAGAAGGGTTGCCGCTGGTAGATGGACAGACCACGCAAACCGATAGCGCCACATCGGCTGCACAACTGGTAGCCAGTCAGCGCTCTCATCAGTCAGCAAATAGCTATGCCCAAATCCCACTAGAAATCAAACAGCAGCTGTCTACCCACAAGCTGCATACTACTTTTGATCGCTCCACTCAAGATAGTTATTATCAACTCGAAAACCCAAATAAAAAAGAGGTTGATAATACTGCGTTAGACAGCAATCAAAGCTTATCACGAACACTTGAGAGCAGTGAGTTGGATCATGCCAATATTGATGTCCCTGCTTGGCTTACTAATGTCGCAAAACGCATTGGTCAAGAGTCGGTACCTCATCTTGCAGCCGCTTGTGAATTCATCCGCAGTCGTATGAATACCAGTGAGTCTGAGCGTTCTGGCGCTTACGTCACTGGTATTGGTATGGCTGATATTTTGACCTACCTTTATCAAGATGAAGATGCTCTAGTCGCCGCCATGCTCTATCGCAGCGCGCGTATGTCTTTAGTGAGCTTGGCAGATATAGAAAAAAACTTTGGCACTGATATTAGTATTTTGGTCAAAGACACTTTGGCTATGGGTAAGCTATCAGAGATTATTGAAAGTAATAAGCGCTTAGAAGACCACTTTGTTAATAATCAACGTGATCAGCTTTCTAATATCTATAGTATGCTGATTTCGGTCACTAATGATGTGCGTGTCGTGCTCATAAAGCTTGCGGAGCGTACCTTTGCTATGCGTGAGCTCTCCTTTTCTAGTGCAGAGCGTCAGCAGCGGGTTGCTCGTGAAGTCATGACTATCTACGCCCCTTTAGCGCACCGTTTAGGTATCGCGCAACTCAAATGGGAGCTTGAGGATTTAGCTTTCCGTTATCTGGCTCCTGATCGTTATAAAGAGATTGCCAAGCTGTTATCAGAGAAGCGCAGTGAGCGCGAAGAGTATATTCAGCGGGTACAAGACAAGCTCAGTAAAGCGCTGACTGATGCAGGTATCGCAGGAGAGGTCTCTGGCCGGGTCAAACATATCTATTCTATTTATCGTAAAATGAAACTCAAAGGATTATCCTTTGATCAGTTATACGATATTCGTGCTCTGCGAGTGCTGGTTGATAATCCTTCCGATTGCTATCACGCTCTAGGCTTGGTACACGGCCTATGGCGCTATATTCCTGAACAGTTTGATGACTATATCACCAACCCCAAATCGAATGGTTATCGCTCTTTACATACTGCCGTTATCGCTGAAAATAAGTCGCTTGAGGTGCAGATTCGCACCCATGATATGCACTTTGAAGCTGAGCTTGGTATGTGTGCTCATGTTAATTATAAAGAAGGTCTAAAAAAGAAAAAAGATAATTACCTCAATCAAAGAATAAGCTCGTTACGTCATTTATTATCAGTTAATAATGAAGCTCGTAACCAGCTAAGCTCAGCCCTAGCTGATGGTGAAGAGTTAGACGAAGCCGATTTTGAAGACGAAGAACAAATTGCAGACTTTGATGAGCTTGAACGTATTTATATCTTTAGCCGTGATGGTGATATTACTGAGCTGCCAAAAGGCGCCACCGTGCTCGATTTTGCTTATTACGTACATACGCAAGTCGGTAATAGTGCTCAAGCGGCGCGAGTAAACCAGCGCTATGTGCCGCTGACTTATCAGCTAAAAACTGGCGAGCAAGTTGAAATCATCACCAAAGCCTCGCGAGAACCCAACCGTGATTGGCTAGTTCCATCACTGGGTTATATTCATACCAATCGAGCGCGCTCAAAGCTGCGTCAATGGTTCAATAAGCAAGACCGTGATAAGAATATCCAAATTGGTCGCCAGATGCTCACCAAAGAGCTTGAGCGCTTATCTGTGCATCCTAACAGCATTGATCTGAATGATTACACCCAGTTTTTCCATGTCAATAACGCCGATGATATTGTAGTGGGCTTGGTGACCGGTGATATTAGCTTGCATCAGCTGACAGGTCGTATCTCCCGCGAGCTGCATTTAGAACCTGAAAAGCAAGAAGAAGAGTTTGTTCCCAATGTAGATAGCAAAAACGCTGACAAACTGGATGCTTTCAAGATTAGCATTGATGGTCTCGATAACATCGAGATCAACTTAGCGGGCTGTTGCCACCCGGTACATGGTGAGCCTATTGCTGGATATATTACTTTATCGCGCGGGGTTAGCATTCATAATCGCGGTTGCCCTGAGTATATACGTCTGATTGAACGTGAGCCTGAGCGCCAGATTAACGCCTCTTGGAAATCTAAGAGTGGGCGCTATCAGCCGGTTGATATCCATATCGAAGCTTATGATCGCCGGGGTTTATTACGTGATTTAACCCAGATTATTGATAAAGAAAATGTCAATATTCGTAAAGTTGAAACCTTAAGCACCGATGATAATATTGCTTTTCTGAAGTTTCATGTTGAGGTTTCAGGGTTGGCTCATTTATCTAAACTATTGGCCAAGCTTGAGCAGCAGCCTGGTATCTTGCATGCTCGGCGTGCCATTGCCTAA
- the typA gene encoding translational GTPase TypA, with amino-acid sequence MANDIKHLRNIAIIAHVDHGKTTLVDKLLHQSGTFDDRANIAERAMDSGAIEQERGITILAKNTAIKWQHPKKDIEYRINIVDTPGHADFGGEVERVMSMVDCVLLVVDAVDGPMPQTRFVTQKAFEQGLKPIVVINKIDRPGARPDWVMDQIFDLFDNLGASDEQLDFPVVYASALNGIAGMEADNLADDMTPLFETIVDVVQPPQVDADAPFRMQISSLDYNSFVGVIGIGRIQRGKIKTNTPVTVIDKNGKTRNGRILKIMGYHGLDRIEVDDAQAGDIICITGIDALNISDTICDPNHVEALPALTVDEPTVSMNFQVNNSPFAGRDGKFVTSRNIRERLERELIHNVALRVEDTESPDKFKVSGRGELHLSVLIENMRREGFELGVSGPEVIVKEVDGKLQEPYENVIFDIEEEHQGPIMEQIGLRKGEMTNMQLDGKGRMRIEATMPARGLIGFRSEFLTLTSGTGILTSSFSHYGPQKVGDVGGRSNGVLVSMANGTCLGFALFNLQKRGKLFAEPQLEVYEGMIVGLNSRNDDMAVNPTTAKQLTNVRASGTDEALTLTPAVKFTLEQALEFIEDDELVEVTPKAIRLRKRYLTESERKRHGRKKGA; translated from the coding sequence ATGGCGAACGACATCAAACACCTGCGTAACATTGCAATTATTGCCCACGTTGATCACGGTAAAACAACTTTGGTTGATAAACTACTCCATCAATCTGGTACTTTTGACGACCGTGCAAACATTGCCGAACGTGCAATGGATTCAGGTGCTATTGAGCAAGAACGTGGTATTACGATTCTTGCCAAAAACACTGCTATCAAATGGCAGCATCCTAAAAAAGATATTGAATATCGTATTAACATCGTAGATACCCCAGGTCACGCAGACTTTGGTGGTGAAGTTGAGCGTGTTATGTCAATGGTAGACTGCGTATTGCTAGTGGTTGATGCCGTTGATGGACCAATGCCACAAACACGCTTTGTAACTCAAAAGGCATTTGAGCAAGGCTTGAAGCCCATTGTTGTTATCAACAAAATTGACCGTCCTGGCGCCCGTCCTGATTGGGTAATGGATCAGATTTTTGATTTGTTCGATAATCTAGGTGCCTCTGATGAACAGTTGGATTTTCCAGTAGTTTATGCTTCTGCACTAAATGGTATTGCTGGCATGGAAGCAGATAATCTTGCTGATGATATGACTCCTTTGTTCGAAACTATTGTAGACGTTGTACAACCTCCACAGGTTGATGCCGATGCGCCTTTCCGTATGCAAATATCAAGCCTTGACTACAATAGCTTTGTAGGGGTTATCGGTATTGGTCGTATTCAACGTGGTAAAATCAAAACCAATACCCCAGTTACGGTTATTGATAAAAATGGTAAAACCCGTAATGGTCGTATTTTAAAGATTATGGGCTATCATGGTCTTGATCGTATTGAGGTAGATGATGCACAAGCGGGTGATATTATTTGTATTACCGGTATTGATGCTTTAAATATCTCTGATACTATTTGTGACCCTAATCATGTTGAAGCTCTGCCAGCGTTAACGGTTGATGAGCCCACAGTATCTATGAACTTTCAAGTGAACAACTCACCGTTCGCCGGTCGCGATGGTAAGTTCGTAACCTCACGTAATATTCGTGAGCGTTTAGAGCGTGAGCTTATTCATAACGTAGCTTTACGAGTAGAAGATACAGAGTCTCCTGATAAATTCAAAGTTTCAGGCCGCGGCGAGCTACATCTTTCGGTACTGATTGAAAATATGCGCCGTGAAGGTTTTGAGCTGGGCGTTTCAGGTCCAGAAGTTATTGTTAAAGAAGTCGACGGTAAGCTACAAGAACCGTATGAAAACGTCATCTTTGATATCGAAGAAGAGCATCAAGGTCCTATCATGGAGCAAATTGGTCTTCGTAAAGGCGAGATGACTAATATGCAGCTTGATGGTAAGGGTCGTATGCGTATCGAGGCTACTATGCCCGCTCGTGGCCTTATTGGTTTCCGTTCGGAATTTCTGACTTTGACTTCAGGTACTGGTATCTTAACTTCTAGCTTCTCGCATTATGGTCCACAAAAAGTGGGTGATGTAGGGGGACGTAGCAACGGTGTGCTGGTTTCTATGGCCAATGGCACTTGCTTAGGTTTTGCTTTGTTTAACCTACAAAAGCGTGGTAAGTTATTTGCTGAGCCACAACTTGAAGTATATGAAGGTATGATCGTTGGTCTGAACTCACGTAATGACGATATGGCGGTTAACCCTACTACGGCTAAGCAGTTAACTAACGTTCGTGCTAGTGGTACTGACGAAGCATTGACGCTAACCCCAGCTGTGAAGTTTACGTTAGAGCAAGCGCTTGAATTTATTGAAGATGATGAATTGGTCGAAGTAACGCCAAAAGCTATCCGTCTGCGTAAGCGTTATTTGACTGAAAGTGAGCGTAAACGTCATGGCCGTAAGAAAGGTGCTTAA
- the rlmD gene encoding 23S rRNA (uracil(1939)-C(5))-methyltransferase RlmD encodes MQPTDPKSTTVPDAVPSTTPKSGNTQISIPPNKKKSKPSSKTRRRLKDAEPLPFAIDGLSHDGRGVAVYGNKFGAEDGHIEDKHGKKVFVSFALPGESALVKLTNSRNSFEEGDAISITANPNPERAVPPCPHFGVCGGCSLQHWQPDGQIRFKQSVLAEMLIHQANVEPDTWLAPVVGDRLGYRTKARLGVRYVAKKETALVGFRERSSNFLAELNECHILDPRIGFEIENLKTLISTLEARDQIAQLELAMGEHLPELPDGDQPVALIVRHLSPLSDADLDKLKDFFAARNWQLYLQSKGVDTIKRIALHPNDDISAQFGRLYYQLPEYDLTYEFIPTDFTQVNLSVNRQMTQLACDLLDLKAGERVLDLFSGLGNFSLPLARLVGETGAVIGVEGSEAMTLRAADNARRNGINNTEFYSQDLTQDCTNEPWANQGFDALLIDPPRSGAWEIMQYLPKFNAERIVYVSCNPATLARDTKALLEQGYRLTHAGVMDMFCHTGHVESIARFEKVSA; translated from the coding sequence ATGCAGCCCACCGATCCTAAAAGCACTACCGTACCTGATGCGGTGCCGAGTACTACCCCCAAATCTGGTAATACTCAAATCTCTATCCCCCCAAATAAAAAGAAATCTAAACCCTCATCAAAGACCCGTCGCCGTCTCAAGGATGCTGAACCTTTGCCTTTTGCTATCGATGGCTTATCGCACGATGGCCGTGGGGTTGCAGTATACGGTAATAAATTTGGTGCAGAGGACGGTCATATTGAGGACAAGCATGGCAAAAAAGTTTTTGTCAGCTTTGCCTTGCCGGGTGAGAGCGCTTTAGTAAAGCTCACCAATAGCCGCAATAGTTTTGAAGAAGGCGACGCCATTAGCATCACCGCTAATCCCAATCCTGAACGTGCCGTCCCGCCCTGCCCGCATTTTGGGGTTTGTGGTGGCTGCAGCTTACAACACTGGCAACCCGATGGGCAGATTCGCTTTAAGCAATCGGTACTGGCTGAGATGTTAATCCATCAAGCGAACGTAGAGCCAGATACATGGCTGGCTCCGGTAGTCGGTGATCGCTTGGGTTACCGCACCAAAGCGCGATTGGGTGTACGTTATGTGGCTAAAAAAGAAACGGCACTGGTGGGCTTTCGGGAGCGCTCCAGCAATTTCTTAGCCGAATTGAATGAGTGTCATATTTTAGACCCGCGTATTGGCTTTGAGATTGAAAACTTAAAGACGCTGATTAGTACCCTTGAAGCCCGCGATCAAATCGCTCAGCTTGAGCTGGCCATGGGCGAGCACTTACCAGAATTGCCTGATGGCGACCAGCCAGTAGCGCTAATTGTCCGTCACCTATCGCCCTTATCTGATGCTGATTTAGATAAGCTAAAAGACTTTTTTGCCGCCCGTAACTGGCAACTGTACTTGCAATCAAAAGGGGTCGATACTATCAAGCGCATTGCGCTTCATCCTAATGATGATATAAGCGCACAATTTGGTCGCCTTTATTATCAATTGCCAGAATACGATCTCACTTACGAGTTTATCCCGACTGACTTTACCCAAGTTAATTTGTCCGTTAATCGTCAAATGACTCAATTAGCTTGTGACTTATTGGATCTCAAAGCTGGTGAGCGCGTCCTTGATCTATTCAGCGGTTTGGGTAATTTTAGTTTACCACTTGCTAGATTAGTCGGTGAAACCGGTGCTGTTATTGGCGTTGAAGGTAGTGAGGCAATGACCCTGCGCGCGGCTGACAATGCACGGCGTAATGGTATCAATAATACTGAATTTTATAGCCAAGATTTAACGCAGGACTGCACTAATGAGCCTTGGGCAAACCAAGGTTTTGATGCGTTATTAATTGATCCGCCGCGCTCTGGAGCTTGGGAGATTATGCAATATTTGCCAAAATTTAATGCCGAGCGTATTGTCTACGTTTCATGCAACCCCGCTACTCTCGCCCGCGATACCAAAGCCCTGTTAGAGCAAGGTTATCGCTTGACACACGCTGGAGTCATGGATATGTTCTGTCATACCGGACATGTCGAATCGATTGCTCGTTTTGAGAAAGTATCGGCTTAA
- a CDS encoding 3'-5' exonuclease, with protein MMTYALPSNPLLVFDIETVADTAAARRIYPQLAQLNQADTLSALTAIRLQEAGHDFMRLPLQRIVCISAFYVQGESTTLFSLSAENLPEQEILRKFFRAFSDVESLPQLISWNGSGFDIPVLIYRAMQYDLSAPWLFEEGERIKNMRFDNYVNRFHSRHLDLMDRFSQYGASRREAMDVVASLYGLPGKTDVDGSMVGDLVINEDWQTLTNYCESDVMNTWLIYLRWLRLTGKLTSDGFHYWQQQTHQYLAQLTEPDGQVRHREFLADWSSFQNQM; from the coding sequence ATGATGACTTACGCCCTACCCTCAAATCCGCTGTTGGTTTTTGATATCGAAACCGTTGCTGATACCGCAGCCGCTCGGCGAATTTATCCGCAGTTGGCGCAACTAAATCAGGCGGATACCTTGAGCGCATTAACCGCCATTCGCCTACAAGAGGCTGGTCACGATTTTATGCGTTTGCCGTTACAGCGTATCGTCTGTATCTCTGCATTCTATGTGCAAGGTGAGAGCACCACTTTGTTTTCACTCAGCGCTGAGAATTTGCCTGAACAAGAAATTCTACGTAAGTTTTTTAGAGCCTTTAGCGATGTCGAAAGCTTGCCGCAACTTATCAGTTGGAACGGTTCAGGTTTCGATATTCCAGTGCTAATTTATCGCGCTATGCAGTACGATTTATCCGCGCCTTGGCTGTTTGAAGAAGGCGAGCGTATTAAAAATATGCGCTTTGATAATTACGTCAATCGCTTTCATAGCCGCCACCTTGATTTGATGGACAGATTTAGCCAATATGGCGCCAGTCGCCGCGAAGCCATGGATGTGGTCGCAAGCTTGTATGGTCTACCGGGTAAAACCGATGTCGATGGCAGTATGGTGGGCGACTTAGTCATCAACGAGGATTGGCAAACGCTCACCAATTATTGTGAATCTGACGTAATGAATACTTGGCTTATCTACCTGCGCTGGTTACGCTTGACGGGTAAATTAACCTCAGACGGCTTTCATTATTGGCAACAACAAACTCACCAATATCTAGCACAGCTCACCGAGCCTGATGGTCAGGTACGTCATCGAGAATTCCTCGCTGATTGGTCATCATTTCAGAATCAGATGTAG
- the cysM gene encoding cysteine synthase CysM: MSSTSLSNNNFITQITELADCVGQTPLVRLKRLPEQENITNGAQLLAKLEGNNPAGSVKDRPAFNMIYQAEQRGDIKPGDTLIEATSGNTGIALAMVAAMRGYPIILLMPTNSTQERKDAMAAYGATLIEVDEGMEAARDMALQMQAEGKGIVLDQFNNPDNSQAHYLTTGPELWAQTDGKITHFISSMGTTGTITGVAQYLKEQNPDVQIIGLQPDEEASIAGIRRWPAAYMPGIYNKDVVDEVMDIDQNLAEVYMRKLAKSEGIFAGVSSGAAAWAALQVAKANPNAVIAFIVCDRGDRYLSTGLYNVDDSNVDESEVDDSNSL; encoded by the coding sequence ATGTCGTCTACCAGCCTATCGAATAATAACTTTATCACTCAAATCACTGAGCTTGCCGATTGTGTCGGTCAGACGCCATTAGTCCGATTAAAGCGTTTGCCAGAGCAAGAAAACATCACTAACGGGGCGCAGCTTTTAGCTAAGCTTGAAGGCAACAATCCAGCCGGCTCAGTCAAAGACCGTCCTGCCTTTAATATGATTTATCAAGCCGAGCAGCGCGGTGATATCAAGCCCGGTGATACCTTAATTGAAGCGACCAGCGGTAATACCGGGATTGCTTTAGCGATGGTTGCCGCCATGCGTGGTTATCCTATTATTCTGCTGATGCCGACCAACTCAACCCAAGAGCGCAAGGACGCTATGGCGGCTTATGGCGCTACCTTGATCGAAGTCGACGAAGGCATGGAAGCCGCGCGTGATATGGCGCTACAAATGCAAGCAGAGGGTAAAGGTATTGTCCTTGATCAGTTTAATAACCCCGATAATAGCCAAGCGCACTATCTGACTACTGGTCCTGAGCTATGGGCGCAGACAGATGGCAAGATTACCCACTTCATCAGCTCGATGGGCACTACTGGTACTATTACTGGTGTAGCGCAATATCTAAAAGAGCAAAACCCAGACGTGCAAATTATTGGCTTACAGCCGGACGAAGAAGCTTCTATCGCCGGTATTCGCCGCTGGCCTGCCGCTTATATGCCCGGTATCTATAATAAAGATGTGGTCGATGAAGTGATGGACATTGATCAAAACTTAGCTGAAGTATATATGCGTAAGCTTGCCAAGTCCGAAGGTATTTTTGCCGGAGTTTCCTCAGGAGCCGCCGCTTGGGCCGCCCTGCAAGTTGCCAAAGCCAATCCTAATGCCGTTATTGCCTTTATTGTCTGTGATCGCGGTGATCGTTATTTATCGACAGGTTTATACAATGTTGACGATAGTAACGTTGATGAAAGCGAAGTTGATGATAGCAACTCGTTATAA
- the mutM gene encoding bifunctional DNA-formamidopyrimidine glycosylase/DNA-(apurinic or apyrimidinic site) lyase, protein MPELPEVETTKTSLKPLMGQQVADVKVFQPKLRWPMPDNLTELIGYDLAGIERRAKYLILNFLLSSKSTLKVNNQNDDNHQTLPAQCQLIIHLGMSGSLQQHPISADKRKHDHLIITFINDKGTRTQLHYHDPRRFGAVLWYEDYSAKLFDHLGPEPLSTAFTTDYLYHLIQRTSADNEQESSTKPNKQRPITRAIKSVIMEQKVVVGVGNIYATESLYLAGIHPATPANELTYEQLITLVKHIKTILKKAIELGGSTLRDFTVASGQTGYFQQTLNVYGKKDEPCPHCATPLDNIKLNGRASIYCPNCQTL, encoded by the coding sequence ATGCCTGAATTACCTGAAGTTGAAACCACGAAAACCAGTCTAAAACCATTAATGGGACAGCAGGTAGCCGATGTAAAGGTATTTCAGCCCAAACTACGTTGGCCGATGCCTGATAATCTAACTGAGCTTATCGGTTATGATTTAGCAGGTATCGAGCGCCGTGCCAAATACCTAATATTGAACTTTCTGTTATCTTCTAAAAGCACGCTTAAGGTTAATAATCAAAACGATGATAACCATCAGACACTACCCGCCCAGTGTCAACTCATTATCCATTTAGGCATGTCTGGGAGTTTGCAACAACATCCTATCAGTGCTGATAAGCGCAAACACGATCATTTGATCATTACCTTTATCAATGATAAAGGTACACGCACCCAACTACATTATCATGACCCTAGGCGTTTTGGTGCGGTGTTATGGTATGAGGATTACAGTGCCAAACTGTTTGATCATCTAGGCCCTGAGCCCTTATCGACAGCATTTACTACCGATTACTTATACCACTTGATTCAGCGTACCAGCGCTGATAATGAGCAAGAGTCTAGTACTAAGCCAAATAAGCAACGTCCCATAACCCGAGCTATTAAATCCGTGATTATGGAGCAAAAAGTGGTGGTTGGCGTTGGTAATATTTACGCTACTGAAAGTCTTTATTTAGCAGGCATTCATCCTGCAACTCCAGCGAATGAGCTTACTTACGAACAACTGATAACTTTGGTTAAGCATATCAAAACTATTTTAAAGAAAGCTATTGAACTGGGTGGTTCTACTTTACGGGACTTCACGGTAGCGAGCGGCCAAACAGGTTACTTTCAACAAACCTTAAATGTTTACGGTAAAAAAGATGAGCCTTGCCCTCATTGTGCGACGCCGTTAGACAATATTAAACTAAATGGCCGTGCTAGTATTTATTGTCCTAACTGCCAAACGCTGTAG
- a CDS encoding GspH/FimT family pseudopilin, with translation MTKPRVTSVILKQIHTLYLFSLGVQPKNCRFKYFNLLFLSKLTIRFYKRKTYNIKGLAKLERCIKAKSSIYFYPSSIKSKNGFTLVELIVTIAVLAIIATIATPSILTQLAHMEAKRIRSQLTTTLATAKAESYIRRQNLLVCLSNTGGRCHRDSEKKLLLFIDSNDNQHFDSNTDQLLSEQSLNPKYSTLSLRAGNRHYTKFWGDSGKPRGHFGHIKYCPTSTYNHNMYQISFNQGGIVKYKPNSAHDTGC, from the coding sequence ATGACCAAGCCCAGAGTGACTAGTGTTATCCTAAAACAAATTCATACTTTGTATCTATTCAGTCTAGGGGTTCAGCCTAAAAATTGCCGCTTTAAATACTTTAATCTTCTCTTTTTGAGCAAACTCACTATCAGATTTTATAAGAGAAAGACTTATAATATAAAAGGCTTAGCAAAACTTGAGCGCTGTATTAAAGCCAAATCTTCTATTTACTTTTATCCTTCATCTATAAAGTCTAAAAACGGTTTTACACTAGTAGAGCTAATAGTTACTATAGCGGTTCTAGCTATCATAGCGACTATTGCCACACCTTCAATTTTAACCCAATTGGCTCATATGGAAGCTAAGCGTATAAGAAGTCAATTAACCACCACCCTTGCTACTGCAAAAGCTGAAAGTTATATTCGGCGACAAAACTTGCTGGTTTGTTTATCGAATACTGGCGGACGCTGCCATAGAGATAGTGAAAAAAAGCTACTATTATTTATAGATAGTAATGACAATCAACACTTTGATAGTAACACTGATCAATTGTTAAGTGAGCAGTCATTAAATCCCAAATATAGTACGCTTAGTCTACGAGCAGGTAACCGCCATTATACTAAATTCTGGGGTGATAGTGGCAAACCTCGCGGTCATTTTGGCCACATCAAGTATTGTCCAACCTCCACCTATAATCATAATATGTATCAGATCTCATTTAACCAAGGCGGGATCGTTAAGTACAAACCCAATAGTGCTCACGATACAGGGTGTTGA
- a CDS encoding OmpA family protein has translation MKLNKIALALVAVTAAPLAANAGVTISPLLLGYHFSETADDDQSDLMKTGQGADGVYKEDGLYTGAALGIELTPSTQFQVEYGVSNTDGKVEGINRNRGLDVEQEMITGNFLIGTEEFTGYTNNPLKPYVLIGAGRSKIEVEAQEAYINNTGTNANPIAPGVVPAGAKVSGTKDTIGNLGLGAMYRINDALSLRGEARAIHNFDNNWWEAMALAGLEVVLGGHLTPTVAVPPQAQPYAPEVVETPVIVVDEVEVDSDGDGVPDSIDECPGTPMNVVVDERGCPVEVDITDELKMELRVFFDNDKSNIKNQYMSEIAKVAEKMREYPNSTARVEGHASKTGPSAAYNQRLSEARAVAVKSALTNEFGIAPNRLSTVGYGYDRPIAPNDTEEGRAMNRRVYAIITGDKTMTVEQTKDMVVQ, from the coding sequence ATGAAATTGAATAAAATTGCTTTAGCTTTAGTTGCCGTGACTGCTGCCCCACTAGCAGCAAACGCTGGCGTAACTATTAGCCCATTATTACTTGGTTATCATTTCAGTGAAACTGCTGATGACGATCAAAGTGATCTAATGAAAACTGGTCAAGGTGCTGATGGCGTTTATAAAGAAGACGGTCTTTACACTGGTGCAGCGCTAGGTATCGAGCTAACTCCTTCTACTCAGTTCCAAGTAGAGTATGGTGTATCGAATACTGATGGTAAGGTTGAAGGCATTAACCGTAATCGTGGTCTTGATGTTGAACAAGAAATGATCACTGGTAACTTCTTAATCGGTACCGAAGAGTTCACTGGCTACACTAACAACCCATTGAAGCCATACGTACTAATTGGTGCGGGTCGCTCTAAAATCGAAGTAGAAGCACAAGAAGCTTATATTAATAATACTGGAACTAATGCTAACCCGATAGCACCTGGTGTTGTACCAGCAGGCGCTAAAGTATCAGGTACTAAAGATACTATCGGTAACCTAGGTTTAGGTGCTATGTATCGTATCAATGATGCGTTGAGCCTACGTGGTGAAGCCCGTGCTATCCACAACTTTGATAACAACTGGTGGGAAGCGATGGCTCTAGCTGGTTTGGAAGTAGTACTGGGTGGTCATTTAACACCTACAGTAGCTGTTCCACCACAAGCTCAGCCTTATGCTCCAGAAGTGGTTGAAACTCCTGTAATCGTAGTAGACGAAGTTGAAGTTGATTCTGACGGTGATGGTGTACCTGACAGTATCGATGAGTGCCCAGGTACTCCAATGAACGTCGTAGTAGACGAGCGCGGTTGCCCAGTAGAAGTAGACATCACTGATGAGCTAAAAATGGAGCTACGTGTATTCTTTGATAATGACAAATCAAATATCAAAAACCAATACATGAGCGAAATTGCTAAAGTAGCAGAGAAGATGCGCGAGTATCCTAACTCTACAGCCCGTGTTGAAGGTCATGCTTCTAAGACTGGCCCATCAGCAGCTTATAACCAACGTCTATCTGAAGCTCGTGCTGTAGCGGTTAAATCAGCATTGACTAACGAATTCGGTATTGCACCAAATCGTCTATCAACTGTTGGTTACGGTTATGACCGTCCAATCGCTCCAAACGACACTGAAGAAGGTCGCGCTATGAACCGTCGTGTTTATGCCATCATCACTGGTGACAAAACAATGACTGTTGAACAAACTAAAGATATGGTTGTTCAATAA